The sequence below is a genomic window from Armatimonadota bacterium.
GTACGAATATTCTTTGAATTACATCGGTAAGGTCGCGAGCCGTTCGGCTGTCGGTTTCGCCAGAGTATTTGGAAGCTTTGCCGTAGCTGTTTCGGCCGGTTTGGTCCATACGGAAACCGGTTTGACGGCGAGAAAGCTTATTGCGGATCGGGTTGAATGCTCTGACGAAATGAAAGTGGACCTATTGAGAACGATGGGCATTTACATTACTGCTTTGCGAACGCTCAGCGAGTTTTCGCCAAACGGTTCGTCCGACTTGATCACAGATAGCGAGGGGAAAGCCAACGATCGATAGTTGGCATTCCCCTAAGTCGCTACGAAGCCGTTAATGCTCGATCCAGATCGGCGATGAGGTCGTCAATATTCTCCAGACCTACACTCAACCGAATGAAGTCGGGCGTGACGCCGGTCGCGAGTTGCTCGTCTGGGTTCAACTGCTGGTGCGTTGTCGAGGCGGGATGGATCACCAGCGATTTCGCATCGCCGATATTCGCCAACAGAGAAAACACCGAAAGCTGATCGATGAACTTCAGCGCGGCGTCGTAGCCGCCCTTGATGCCGAATCCGACCAGCGCGCCGTATAGGCCGCGGTAGTGGTACTTCTTCGCCGTCTCGTGGTCTTTGTGCGTGGTCAGGCCAGGGTAGGTGACCCAGGTCACGTTTGGATGCTTGCTCAGGAACTCGGCGACTTTCGCCGCGTTGCTCGAATGCCGCTCCATCCGCAACGGAAGCGTTTCCACTCCTTGCAGGATCGCCCATGCGTTGAAAGGCGAGAGCGCCGCACCGGTATCGCGCAAGCCCTGAACCCGGGCCTTAATGCCGAACGCCACGTTGCCAAGACCGGGGAAGTTACCGAAGACCTCCCAGAACTTGAGGCCGTGGTAGGAAGGATCGGGTTCAGTGAAGTTGGCGAACCGACCGTTGCCCCAGTCGAAGTTGCCACCATCGACGATTACGCCGCCAATCGAAGTACCATGCCCACCGAGGAACTTGGTGGCCGAGTGAATGACGATGTTCGCTCCGAGCTTCAGCGGCTGAATGAGGAATGGCGTAGGCGTGGTGTTATCGACCACGACAGGAATGCCGTGCTTCTTGGCAATCTCCGAAACGGTCTCGAACGGGAAAGTGTCCAGCTTGGGGTTGCCGACGGTCTCGCCGTAGATGGCCTTCGTCTTGTCCGTAATGGCGGCTTCCAGCGCCGCTGCGTCCGTCAGGTCGACGAACTTTACCGTGATGCCCCACTTGGGGAAGGTGTAGTGAAAAAGGTTGTAGGTCCCGCCGTATAGCGAGTTCGACGAAATGATCTCGTCACCCTGCTCGGCGATGGTGGTCAGAGCGAGAGTGATCGCCGCTTGGCCCGAAGCCGTCGCGAGCCCAGCCGTGCCGCCTTCGAGGGCCGCCACCCGCTGCTCCAACACGTCGGTGGTTGGATTCATGATTCGCGTATAGACGTTGCCGAACTCTTGGAGGGCAAAGAGTCGCGCGGCGTGTGAGGTGTCGTCGAAGACGTAGCTAGTGGTCTGATAGATCGGCACCGCCCGCGATTTTGTGGTCGGGTCGACATTTTGACCGGCGTGAAGCGCGAGGGTTTCGAAAGATGGTGTGGTGTTCGTAGTCGTACTCATGCATGTATTCTGTGCTTGAGGTGGAGCGAAAGTCTGCCTGGAATTACAACTTCTATTCATTCATTAGGAGGAAAGCTCCGACGGCCTTTCGATAGTCAAGGCAAGAGGCGATTCTTTCTCGCAACCCCAATCAAAACGGATAAGCCGAATCGACGGCAAACTGCCGACCGCTGACTGTAAACTAGCAAAATGACTGCCCCCAGCATCCGGGATTTTGACTTTGCCGGAAAAAAGGTCCTCGTTCGTTGCGACTTCAATGTCCCCCTCGAAAACGGGCAGATCACCGATGACCGCCGCATCAGCGAG
It includes:
- a CDS encoding aminotransferase class I/II-fold pyridoxal phosphate-dependent enzyme, encoding MSTTTNTTPSFETLALHAGQNVDPTTKSRAVPIYQTTSYVFDDTSHAARLFALQEFGNVYTRIMNPTTDVLEQRVAALEGGTAGLATASGQAAITLALTTIAEQGDEIISSNSLYGGTYNLFHYTFPKWGITVKFVDLTDAAALEAAITDKTKAIYGETVGNPKLDTFPFETVSEIAKKHGIPVVVDNTTPTPFLIQPLKLGANIVIHSATKFLGGHGTSIGGVIVDGGNFDWGNGRFANFTEPDPSYHGLKFWEVFGNFPGLGNVAFGIKARVQGLRDTGAALSPFNAWAILQGVETLPLRMERHSSNAAKVAEFLSKHPNVTWVTYPGLTTHKDHETAKKYHYRGLYGALVGFGIKGGYDAALKFIDQLSVFSLLANIGDAKSLVIHPASTTHQQLNPDEQLATGVTPDFIRLSVGLENIDDLIADLDRALTAS